In one window of Carassius carassius chromosome 38, fCarCar2.1, whole genome shotgun sequence DNA:
- the uox gene encoding uricase isoform X1 has translation MATTSNQNVEFVKTGYGKNMIKVLHIRREGIHHHITELIADVQLTLKTRKDYLTGDNSDIIPTDTIKNTVHALAKLKGIKTIEGFALDICEHFLTAFNHVIRVRVNIDEVPWKRLEKQNGVEHTHAFIHCPESWHFCEVEQHLSMTPVVQSGIKDMKVLKTTQSGFEGFLRDRFTTLTDAKDRFFCTSVYARWRYNTHVNVAFDAAWKTVKDTIIQKFAGPYDRGEYSPSVQKTLYDTQVLVLDRIPQVEEIEIIMPNQHYFIIDMTKIGLSNKDEVYLPLDNPSGNITGTIRRKPRAKM, from the exons ATGGCCACTACCTCAAATCAG AATGTGGAGTTTGTGAAAACAGGCTATGGGAAGAATATGATTAAAGTTCTTCACATCCGCCGTGAAGGGATTCATCACCATATTACTGAGCTGATCGCAGATGTTCAGTTAACCCTAAAGACACGCAAAGACTACTTGACAGGAGACAACTCTGATATCATCCCCACTGACACCATCAAAAACACTGTCCACgctcttgccaaactgaaagga ATTAAGACCATTGAGGGCTTTGCACTGGATATCTGTGAACATTTCCTCACAGCTTTCAATCATGTCATAAGAGTGAGGGTCAACATTGATGAAGTTCCCTGGAAAAGACTGGAAAAG CAGAATGGAGTTGAGCACACACATGCTTTCATCCATTGTCCTGAGTCCTGGCATTTCTGTGAGGTCGAACAACATTTGAGTA TGACTCCAGTGGTTCAGAGTGGTATAAAAGATATGAAGGTACTGAAGACTACTCAGTCTGGATTTGAAGGATTCCTGCGAGACCGTTTCACCACTCTGACAGATGCAAAGGACAGATTCTTCTGTACTTCTGTTTATGCAAGATGGCGCTACAACACACATGTGAATGTGGCATTTGATGCTGCATG GAAAACTGTTAAGGACACCATCATTCAGAAGTTTGCAGGACCCTACGATCGTGGAGAATACTCTCCGTCTGTTCAGAAAACTCTGTATGATACACAAGTTCTGGTACTTGACAGAATTCCACAG GTTGAAGAAATTGAGATAATTATGCCAAATCAGCATTATTTCATCATTGACATGACAAAAATTGGACTTTCAAACAAGGATGAG gtttatCTTCCCCTTGATAATCCATCAGGAAACATCACAGGCACTATACGCAGAAAACCAAGAgccaaaatgtaa
- the uox gene encoding uricase isoform X2 has translation MATTSNQNVEFVKTGYGKNMIKVLHIRREGIHHHITELIADVQLTLKTRKDYLTGDNSDIIPTDTIKNTVHALAKLKGIKTIEGFALDICEHFLTAFNHVIRVRVNIDEVPWKRLEKNGVEHTHAFIHCPESWHFCEVEQHLSMTPVVQSGIKDMKVLKTTQSGFEGFLRDRFTTLTDAKDRFFCTSVYARWRYNTHVNVAFDAAWKTVKDTIIQKFAGPYDRGEYSPSVQKTLYDTQVLVLDRIPQVEEIEIIMPNQHYFIIDMTKIGLSNKDEVYLPLDNPSGNITGTIRRKPRAKM, from the exons ATGGCCACTACCTCAAATCAG AATGTGGAGTTTGTGAAAACAGGCTATGGGAAGAATATGATTAAAGTTCTTCACATCCGCCGTGAAGGGATTCATCACCATATTACTGAGCTGATCGCAGATGTTCAGTTAACCCTAAAGACACGCAAAGACTACTTGACAGGAGACAACTCTGATATCATCCCCACTGACACCATCAAAAACACTGTCCACgctcttgccaaactgaaagga ATTAAGACCATTGAGGGCTTTGCACTGGATATCTGTGAACATTTCCTCACAGCTTTCAATCATGTCATAAGAGTGAGGGTCAACATTGATGAAGTTCCCTGGAAAAGACTGGAAAAG AATGGAGTTGAGCACACACATGCTTTCATCCATTGTCCTGAGTCCTGGCATTTCTGTGAGGTCGAACAACATTTGAGTA TGACTCCAGTGGTTCAGAGTGGTATAAAAGATATGAAGGTACTGAAGACTACTCAGTCTGGATTTGAAGGATTCCTGCGAGACCGTTTCACCACTCTGACAGATGCAAAGGACAGATTCTTCTGTACTTCTGTTTATGCAAGATGGCGCTACAACACACATGTGAATGTGGCATTTGATGCTGCATG GAAAACTGTTAAGGACACCATCATTCAGAAGTTTGCAGGACCCTACGATCGTGGAGAATACTCTCCGTCTGTTCAGAAAACTCTGTATGATACACAAGTTCTGGTACTTGACAGAATTCCACAG GTTGAAGAAATTGAGATAATTATGCCAAATCAGCATTATTTCATCATTGACATGACAAAAATTGGACTTTCAAACAAGGATGAG gtttatCTTCCCCTTGATAATCCATCAGGAAACATCACAGGCACTATACGCAGAAAACCAAGAgccaaaatgtaa
- the samd13 gene encoding sterile alpha motif domain-containing protein 13 — METKENGSVDTKSSVENGQLSDPAHWAVADVVNYFKATGFEEQANAFQDQEIDGKSLLLMTRNDVLTGLSIKLGPALKIYEYHVKPLQTQHLKSNVS; from the exons ATGGAAACCAAGGAAAATGGTTCAGTGGACACCAAAAG TTCTGTGGAGAACGGGCAGCTTTCTGATCCAGCCCACTGGGCCGTAGCGGATGTGGTCAATTATTTTAAAGCTACAGGATTTGAAGAGCAAGCTAACGCTTTCCAGGATCAG GAAATTGATGGCAAATCCCTTTTATTAATGACTCGAAATGACGTTCTGACCGGACTGTCAATAAAACTGGGTCCTGCACTGAAGATCTATGAGTATCACGTCAAGCCTCTCCAAACCCAGCACTTAAAAAGTAACGTCTCATAA